In the genome of Candidatus Syntrophosphaera sp., one region contains:
- a CDS encoding type III pantothenate kinase: MFQNSIDEATLVIDIGNTNITCGIYQNEAMTWFARFFSSANRTADEYYGLLNSLLKDISLGTIDAVAMASVVPELTRIWQHLFQKYSAARVWEINALCDLGLSYKVADPSFIGGDLIANAYGAWKKYSRDCIVIDLGTATTVEFVTQNGSFEGTAITPGLKTGADQLFQKAALLSQIEIVPPTSLLGTNTRDALLAGIVRGHAFMLESFVREIESQYSDRADILTVATGGIADLVKPLVPSIDIVDKTLTLDGIHLAYQHLKNK; this comes from the coding sequence ATGTTTCAAAACAGCATTGATGAAGCCACCTTGGTAATCGACATAGGAAATACCAACATCACTTGCGGCATCTACCAGAATGAGGCCATGACCTGGTTTGCCAGGTTCTTCAGCTCCGCCAACCGGACCGCCGATGAATACTATGGCCTGCTGAACTCGCTGCTCAAGGACATCAGCCTGGGAACGATCGATGCTGTCGCCATGGCCAGCGTGGTGCCTGAATTGACCAGGATCTGGCAACATCTTTTCCAGAAATACTCCGCAGCCAGGGTCTGGGAGATCAATGCCCTCTGTGATCTGGGCCTCAGCTATAAGGTTGCTGATCCCTCCTTCATTGGCGGCGACCTGATCGCCAATGCCTATGGCGCCTGGAAAAAATATTCCCGGGACTGCATCGTGATCGATCTGGGAACAGCCACCACAGTTGAGTTCGTCACCCAAAACGGCAGTTTTGAGGGGACTGCGATCACGCCGGGCCTGAAGACCGGCGCCGACCAGCTCTTTCAAAAGGCCGCCCTGCTCTCGCAGATCGAGATCGTCCCGCCAACCTCGCTCTTGGGCACCAACACCAGGGACGCCCTGCTGGCCGGGATCGTGCGCGGGCATGCATTCATGCTCGAGAGCTTTGTCCGGGAGATCGAATCCCAATATTCCGACAGGGCCGATATCCTCACTGTCGCGACCGGCGGGATCGCCGACCTGGTCAAACCCCTTGTCCCTTCGATCGACATCGTGGACAAGACCCTCACGCTGGATGGCATTCACCTGGCCTACCAACACCTCAAAAACAAATAA
- a CDS encoding chitobiase/beta-hexosaminidase C-terminal domain-containing protein: MKKLAPVGRVGMVLALAALLFLFSCNKTTAPGTVADPVFDPPAGDYAQDQMVSLSCATDGAEIRYTLDGSDPDDYSARYLSALLVELGKTVKARASKPGMVSSAIAGAFYSGITPTPQIGLESGDYEAGQPVIIIINNQGLNLESLFIRFTLDGSEPSDSSTVYQGQIMLTESCTVKARAFYLNWNPSPVVAAHYTVSIPTVQAPSIDPPSGYVQVPLTISISCPTADASIRFTQDGTEPNEGSNLYAGPILITETGQLTVKARAYKEYAYPSQVASESYTITWPPPEMVFVQGGSFNNGSSNVTLSSFYIAQFELTQAEYREVMGYNPSQSHGVGDIYPVYSVSWYDAIEYCNRRSSQEGRVPCYSYGAYGSDPDAWPAGWNQSAVNHTLLNCDWSANGYRLPTEMEWMFAAKGGNQSQGYTYSGSNDIASVAWYGSNAGNSTHIIGGKDTNELGTYDMSGNVYEWVWDIQAPYPAEDQFDPHGPDSGFFRVTRGGYYNSVANACTVTSRSSNNANVAYSLYGFRICRNSR, translated from the coding sequence ATGAAAAAGCTTGCCCCTGTCGGCCGGGTTGGGATGGTTTTAGCGCTGGCGGCCCTGCTGTTTTTGTTTTCCTGCAACAAGACCACCGCGCCAGGCACGGTCGCGGACCCCGTTTTCGATCCTCCGGCGGGAGATTACGCCCAGGACCAGATGGTCTCGCTTTCCTGCGCCACCGATGGCGCGGAGATCCGCTACACGCTTGACGGCAGCGACCCGGACGACTATTCGGCCCGCTATCTCTCAGCCTTGTTGGTGGAATTGGGCAAAACGGTCAAAGCCCGGGCCAGCAAGCCGGGCATGGTTTCCAGCGCCATTGCCGGGGCATTCTATTCCGGGATCACGCCAACCCCGCAGATCGGGCTGGAATCCGGAGACTATGAGGCCGGACAGCCTGTGATCATCATCATCAACAACCAGGGCTTGAACCTGGAAAGCCTTTTCATCCGCTTCACCCTGGACGGAAGCGAGCCCAGCGATTCCTCCACTGTCTACCAGGGCCAGATCATGCTCACCGAATCCTGCACTGTCAAAGCCAGGGCTTTCTATCTGAACTGGAATCCCAGCCCCGTCGTGGCCGCCCATTACACCGTCAGCATCCCGACAGTGCAGGCCCCCAGCATCGATCCTCCCTCCGGCTATGTCCAGGTCCCTCTGACCATATCGATCTCCTGCCCAACCGCGGACGCCTCGATCCGTTTCACCCAAGACGGAACCGAACCCAACGAGGGTTCAAATCTCTACGCCGGCCCCATCCTGATCACGGAGACGGGGCAATTGACGGTCAAGGCCAGGGCCTACAAGGAATACGCTTATCCCAGCCAGGTCGCGTCCGAGAGCTACACGATCACCTGGCCGCCCCCGGAAATGGTCTTTGTCCAGGGCGGCAGCTTCAACAACGGCTCGTCCAACGTGACCCTGTCCAGTTTTTACATCGCCCAGTTTGAACTCACCCAGGCCGAGTACCGCGAGGTGATGGGCTACAATCCCTCCCAGAGCCACGGAGTGGGGGACATCTACCCGGTCTATTCCGTATCCTGGTACGACGCCATCGAATATTGCAACCGGCGGAGCTCTCAGGAAGGCCGCGTTCCCTGCTATTCCTACGGCGCTTACGGCAGCGATCCCGATGCCTGGCCCGCCGGCTGGAACCAATCAGCCGTCAACCACACCCTGCTGAATTGCGATTGGAGCGCCAATGGCTACCGGCTGCCAACGGAAATGGAATGGATGTTCGCCGCCAAAGGCGGAAACCAATCCCAAGGCTACACCTACAGCGGCAGCAACGATATCGCTTCCGTGGCCTGGTATGGATCGAACGCCGGCAATTCCACCCATATCATCGGCGGCAAAGACACCAACGAACTCGGGACCTACGACATGAGCGGAAACGTCTATGAATGGGTCTGGGACATCCAGGCCCCTTACCCCGCCGAAGACCAGTTTGACCCCCATGGCCCGGACAGCGGATTCTTCCGCGTTACGCGCGGCGGCTATTACAACTCCGTGGCAAATGCCTGCACCGTAACGTCCCGCAGCTCAAACAACGCCAATGTGGCCTATTCCCTCTACGGATTCCGGATTTGCCGGAACTCCCGGTGA
- a CDS encoding MBOAT family protein: MSVGQILQVFGYDPQNPLIFNSGFFLFFFIAVMLFYPLVVSRVRVRTWYLLIFSLYFYYKTSGGFVLMLLVTAGINFLFGGLIAREKNKAARSALLWINVLWNLGFMGYFKYTNFVIATLNQVFGGSLPLQDIILPVGISFFTFQAMSYTLDIYFGKLKPVRNFADFAFFVSIFPQLVAGPILRASWFIPQINKKLSLSQEQISKALILICAGLIKKGVIADYISINFVDRVFDNPALFSGVENLIAVYGYGLQIYCDFSGYSDIAIGLATLLGFKIPPNFNSPYRAASITDFWRRWHISLSSWLRDYLYIPLGGNRKGRFRTYVNLMATMLLGGLWHGASWNFVFWGGLHGAALALDKLIQTTIGRRSAASMLKNPDPSPLSRVLGLVLTFNFVSFAWIFFRSRDFASAWLMLSRIFTKFNPRVIFLWLAQYHVVAALIVLGYLFHWVPKRFELGLEERLSQVPVAVQAFILAIVIWILFQFRAADLQPFIYFQF; encoded by the coding sequence ATGAGTGTTGGCCAGATCCTCCAGGTCTTCGGTTACGATCCCCAGAATCCGCTGATCTTCAACAGCGGCTTCTTCCTCTTCTTCTTCATCGCCGTTATGCTCTTCTACCCGCTCGTGGTAAGCAGGGTGCGCGTCCGCACCTGGTATCTCCTGATCTTTTCCCTGTATTTCTATTACAAGACCAGCGGCGGATTCGTGCTCATGCTGCTGGTGACCGCGGGCATCAATTTCCTGTTTGGCGGCCTCATCGCGAGGGAAAAAAACAAGGCGGCCAGATCTGCCCTGCTCTGGATCAATGTGCTCTGGAACCTCGGATTCATGGGCTATTTCAAATACACCAATTTTGTGATCGCCACCCTCAACCAGGTCTTTGGCGGCTCATTGCCCCTGCAGGACATCATTCTGCCCGTCGGCATCTCCTTTTTCACTTTCCAGGCCATGAGCTACACCCTGGACATCTATTTCGGGAAACTCAAGCCGGTCCGCAATTTCGCCGATTTCGCCTTCTTCGTCTCCATTTTCCCCCAGCTTGTTGCCGGCCCCATCCTCCGCGCCTCCTGGTTCATACCCCAGATCAACAAAAAACTGTCTCTAAGCCAGGAACAGATCTCCAAAGCCCTGATCCTGATCTGCGCCGGCCTGATCAAGAAAGGCGTGATCGCGGATTACATCAGCATCAACTTTGTGGATCGCGTATTCGACAATCCCGCCCTGTTTTCCGGGGTGGAAAACCTGATCGCCGTCTATGGCTATGGATTGCAGATCTATTGCGATTTCAGCGGCTATTCGGATATCGCGATCGGCCTGGCGACCCTTTTGGGATTCAAGATACCGCCGAACTTCAATTCCCCCTACCGCGCCGCCTCGATCACGGATTTCTGGCGGCGCTGGCATATCTCGCTCAGTTCCTGGCTGCGCGATTATCTCTACATCCCTCTGGGCGGCAACCGCAAAGGCAGGTTCCGCACCTACGTCAATCTGATGGCCACCATGCTCCTGGGCGGGCTTTGGCATGGCGCTTCCTGGAATTTCGTTTTTTGGGGCGGACTGCACGGAGCTGCCCTGGCGCTGGACAAACTGATCCAAACCACCATCGGCAGGCGTTCCGCGGCTTCGATGCTCAAAAATCCCGACCCCTCTCCCCTCTCCAGGGTCCTCGGACTTGTGCTGACCTTCAATTTCGTCTCCTTTGCCTGGATCTTTTTCCGCAGCCGGGATTTTGCCTCTGCCTGGCTCATGCTCTCCCGGATCTTCACCAAATTCAATCCCAGGGTGATCTTTCTCTGGCTGGCGCAATACCATGTCGTGGCCGCCCTGATCGTCCTCGGCTATCTCTTCCACTGGGTTCCCAAGCGCTTTGAACTCGGCCTGGAAGAAAGGCTCAGCCAGGTCCCGGTCGCCGTCCAGGCTTTCATCCTGGCCATCGTCATCTGGATCCTGTTCCAGTTCCGCGCCGCCGATCTCCAGCCTTTCATCTATTTTCAGTTCTGA